The following is a genomic window from Rhodoferax sp. PAMC 29310.
GCGGCGGAGGACATGGTAGAAGCGGCGGATTCGGGGGGGGAGCTGGTGGCGGATTTGGTGGGAGCCTTGGTGGCGGTGGCTTCAGCTCAGGCGGGGGCGGTAGCTTTGGTGGCGGCGGCGCGTCGGGAGGCTGGTGAGCATGGTGCGATTAAAACGTTTTTTTAAGCACCGTTGGGTCAACGAGGCGACTACACGGCAAGTCCTGCCGTCTGAGCTACTGCATCGGTTGGAGCAACGGATTGGTGCGAGTGAGCGGCGGCATTCTGGTGAAATTCGTATCTACGTAGAAACGTTATTGCCCTTGCAGTATCTCTATCGGAATGCGCCAACTTCTGAGTTGGTTCGGGACCGCGCGTTGGAGATTTTTTCAAATCTACGCGTGTGGGACACCGCCAATAACAATGGCGTGTTGATCTATCTGTTGGCGGTCGAACATTCAATCGAGGTGGTGGCGGATAGGGGGCTCAATTCATGGTTGAATGCCGGGACTTGGAGCCGTCTCGTCACAAACATGAGCGGGGCTTTTAGACGCGGAGACTACGAAGGGGGGCTTACCCATGCATTGGAGGAGGTTTCCGCCGTACTGATGCAGCACTTTCCGTTAAGCGCCGGTGAGCGCAATCCAAACGAACTACCCGACGCTCCCATCGTCAACTAACCCGTCCCAGACGGAGCCCATAAAAAAAGGCCCTGCTCTTTTACGAGCGGGCCTTCTCTCTGACACAGGCGTTGCTGCCTGTCATTCTCTCATCGCTTCTGGCGGTACTTCCGCAACGCAGCCATCTGAGCAGCCATGACAGCCAACTCCGAGGTCGCACGGGCCAAATCGATCTCAGTCTTGGCGTTCTTGATCGCTTCTTCAGCGGCCAGTTTCGCAGCATTGGCTTTCTCTTCGTCCAGATCCTTACCGCGAATCGCAGTGTCAGACAACACCGTGACGCAGTTGGGCTGTACTTCTAAAAGGCCACCAGCAACGAAAATGAACTCTTCGCTGCCGTCTTCTTTTTCAATACGAACTGAACCCGCCTTGATGCGTGTGATCAGCGGCGTGTGGCGTGGATAAATGCCCAGCTCACCAGCCTCGCCGGGAAGCGCCACAAAGCGGGCCTCTCCGGAGAAGATGGACTCTTCAGCACTGACCACATCAACGTGGATGGTGTTCATGATGTCGTTTCCTGGTCAAGCAGGAACAGTCAAACCGGCATGCCGGGCGACCGCTCCACGCAATATTAGATCTTCTTGGCTTTCTCGAAGGCTTCGTCAATCGTGCCAACCATGTAGAACGCCTGTTCAGGCAGGTGGTCACACTCGCCAGCCACAATCATCTTGAAGCCGCGAATTGTTTCGGCCAAAGTGACGTACTTGCCTGGGGAGCCGGTAAACACCTCAGCGACGTGGAATGGCTGAGACAAGAAACGTTGAATCTTGCGAGCGCGAGCCACGGTGAGCTTGTCTTCTGGAGCCAACTCGTCCATACCCAAAATTGCAATAATGTCGCGCAATTCCTTGTAACGTTGCAGCGTTCCCTGCACCGCACGGGCGGTCTCGTAGTGGTCTTCACCAACAACGTTAGGGTCCAACTGACGGCTGGTCGAGTCCAATGGGTCCACCGCGGGGTAGATACCAAGCGACGCAATATCGCGGCTCAACACAACAGTTGAATCCAAGTGTGCAAATGTCGTGGCAGGTGACGGATCGGTCAAGTCATCCGCAGGCACGTATACAGCTTGAATGGACGTAATCGAACCGGTTTTGGTCGATGTAATACGCTCTTGCAAGCGGCCCATTTCTTCTGCCAATGTTGGCTGGTAACCGACAGCTGAGGGCATACGACCCAACAAAGCCGACACTTCTGTTCCGGCCAAGGTGTAGCGATAGATGTTGTCCACAAAGAACAGAACATCCCGGCCTTCATCACGGAAGGACTCCGCAATTGTCAAGCCGGTCAAGGCCACGCGCAGACGGTTGCCTGGAGGCTCGTTCATCTGACCGTAAACCATAGCAACTTTGGAGTCTTCGAGCTTCTCCAAATTCACAACACCTGAGTCAGCCATCTCATGATAGAAGTCATTTCCTTCACGAGTACGCTCACCCACGCCGGCAAACACGGACAAACCGGAGTGTGCCTTGGCGATGTTGTTGATCAACTCCATCATATTAACGGTCTTGCCAACGCCAGCACCGCCGAACAAGCCAACTTTACCGCCTTTGGCAAACGGGCAAATCAAGTCAATCACCTTGATTCCGGTTTCCAACAACTCCTGCGAGGGGCTGAGATCGTCATAAGAAGGCGCTTTGCGGTGAATCGATGCATACTTTTCAGCAGCAACCGGTCCACGCTCGTCAATCGGCGCACCCAGCACGTCCATGATGCGGCCCAAGGTCGCGGTGCCCACAGGAACCATGATTGGCTGAGCGGTGTTGGTCACAATCAAACCACGGCGCAAGCCGTCGGACGAACCCAGTGAGATGGTACGAACAACGCCGTCACCGAGCTGTTGCTGAACTTCCAGCGTCAATGAAGAGCCGTCGAGTTTGAGGGCGTCATAAATTTTTGGCATTTGGTCACGTGGAAATTCCACATCAACCACTGGGCCGATACACTGAACGATTTTTCCTTGGGCTTGAGCCATTTTTTGCTCCAATAAATTTGAATCTTGCTAGCTGATAGGCAATGGGCTTACGCGCCGATTGCCGCAGCTCCGGAGACGATCTCGGAGAGTTCCTTGGTGATCGCCGCTTGACGGGTCTTGTTGTAGACCAGTTTCAACTCGCTAATCACATTCCCCGCGTTGTCTGTTGCGCCCTTCATGGCCACCATACGAGCTGCGTGCTCGGAAGCCATGTTTTCTGCAACTGCCTGAAAAACCAGCGCCTCAACGTAGCGCACCAGAAGATCGTCGATGATGGATTGCGCGTCAGGTTCATAGATGTAGTCCCATCCATGCTTGACACCTGAAATGCTTTCACTCGATTGGGCTTCAGCCTGCATTTTTGCTGCGGACAAAGGCAACAGTTGCTCGAGCACGACCTCCTGCTTCATGGTGTTGATGAACTTG
Proteins encoded in this region:
- the atpD gene encoding F0F1 ATP synthase subunit beta; its protein translation is MAQAQGKIVQCIGPVVDVEFPRDQMPKIYDALKLDGSSLTLEVQQQLGDGVVRTISLGSSDGLRRGLIVTNTAQPIMVPVGTATLGRIMDVLGAPIDERGPVAAEKYASIHRKAPSYDDLSPSQELLETGIKVIDLICPFAKGGKVGLFGGAGVGKTVNMMELINNIAKAHSGLSVFAGVGERTREGNDFYHEMADSGVVNLEKLEDSKVAMVYGQMNEPPGNRLRVALTGLTIAESFRDEGRDVLFFVDNIYRYTLAGTEVSALLGRMPSAVGYQPTLAEEMGRLQERITSTKTGSITSIQAVYVPADDLTDPSPATTFAHLDSTVVLSRDIASLGIYPAVDPLDSTSRQLDPNVVGEDHYETARAVQGTLQRYKELRDIIAILGMDELAPEDKLTVARARKIQRFLSQPFHVAEVFTGSPGKYVTLAETIRGFKMIVAGECDHLPEQAFYMVGTIDEAFEKAKKI
- a CDS encoding TPM domain-containing protein, which codes for MVRLKRFFKHRWVNEATTRQVLPSELLHRLEQRIGASERRHSGEIRIYVETLLPLQYLYRNAPTSELVRDRALEIFSNLRVWDTANNNGVLIYLLAVEHSIEVVADRGLNSWLNAGTWSRLVTNMSGAFRRGDYEGGLTHALEEVSAVLMQHFPLSAGERNPNELPDAPIVN
- a CDS encoding F0F1 ATP synthase subunit epsilon — protein: MNTIHVDVVSAEESIFSGEARFVALPGEAGELGIYPRHTPLITRIKAGSVRIEKEDGSEEFIFVAGGLLEVQPNCVTVLSDTAIRGKDLDEEKANAAKLAAEEAIKNAKTEIDLARATSELAVMAAQMAALRKYRQKR